The genomic interval AGAAGGTAGGGCATTACCGATAGAACGCGGTGACACTCGTTTTGCAGTTTTTAAGGTACCAACTTTTAAAGAAAAAGGGTTGGTTGATGATCCCAATATCGAAAACAAAATCAGACTTGAGATTCCTGCTTTCCTTCATTATCTGGAAAATACCAAACCTATTTATCCCGAAATGGGCAGAATGTATTTTGATACAAAAGTTTACTATACGGATCAGCTTTTCGCGTATTATGAAGGTAGCCAATCCTATATAGCAAAGGCTATCCAAGAATTTATCAAAGATGCATTTGAGATGTTTCCGGATCAAAGGGCTTTACATTATTCAGTTTCAGATATTATCAGTCAATTGTCAGTTGGTGAGTATGCAAAGAAATCAGACAGGCAGCAAATCAGAAGAGCATTAGAAAACGAGTTGTCAATGGTTGAGCAAAATAAGCAACGATATGAATTTTATAATCTTGCTCAATTTCATACAGGCAACAACAACGAAAATTACAATTCAGAAGGGCGAAATAATAGAGTTTTTGAATTTACACGCGAACAATTCAAAATTGATTGGAAAAGCTAAGAAAATATTGTTTTGGAACATCTGGAACAAATTCAGAACGTTTTACAGGCATTTTGGAACGGGAAAAAGTCTTAAAAACTCTATTAAACATTGTTTTAAAATATTAATCATTTTTTTGGAACAATGGAACATTTAATAATAAGTAATATGTAGTCAGTAAGTTACAGTGTTCCAAAAGTGTTCCGAATCTGTTCCATGTTCCAAAATAAGTAATAGTGTTCCATTGTTCCATAATTTTTAATAAATACTGCTAAAACACGTATTTTTCTTTAAAATCAATTAGGCCGCTAAAAGAAAAGAAATAATTCCTAATAATATTAATGCATCAACATTCTATGAAAAGTACAAATAAGTTTAGCAATGAACAGATACTCGCAGCAAAGAATAAATCCATTGCCGGATATCTTAAAAGTCAAAATATTGAACCTGTTAATATGATAGGCGGGGAGCTGGTTTATCTTTCTCCGTTACGTTCTGAAACTACACCTTCATTTTATGTCAATCCGCAAAAAAATATTTTTAATGATTTTGGTGGTACTGATGAAATGAGAGGTGACTCGATCAGGCTCGTTCAGCAATTTAGAAAATGCAATTTTACTGAAGCAATTGAAATTCTTTTGGGATCTGACTTTTTAGGTACTTATTCCTTTTCTTTTAGCGGCCTACCTGACTTAGATAAACAAGATAGTAGAATACAAATCAAATCCGTTCATAAGTTAAAAAACAGTGCTTTAATCCGGTATGTAACAAGTCGGGGTATTTTATTGCAACATGCCTTTGATTATTTAAGTGAGGTACATTACGAAGTTGATGGTAAACAATATTTTGCTGTTGGCTTTAAAAATGATAGTGATGGATTTGAACTAAGAAATAGCTTAGGATTCAAAGGTAAATCAGATAATGGGATAACTATTATTGATTTGGGCACTGAATCAGTCAGTTTATTTGAAGGAAGTTTTGATTTCTTATCAGCATTGAGGCACTTTGGCACCGATAAACCGACAATTACAGCAATAATCCTTAACACTACGAACAACTTAAGGTTAGCCTTACCAGTAATGTCTAACTGTAAAATGATAAACTGTTATCTCGACAATGACTTATCAGGTGAAAAAGCCGTACAGAAGTTAATTAAACACGGTTTTCTTGTTAAGGACTGGTCTAAGATTATTTACCCTAACGATAAGGATTTTAACGAATATTTGATTAATAACCGTAACAAAGCGGTATGAAATAATTCCTTACCGTTTACCCCATATTATACCCCATTTAATACCCCATTCAATATTAACAATCGAAACTGTATGAATGCTATAAAAAAGTGTTTGATGTGTAAAATCAAGTTTGAAGCAAAAAGGTCAGATGCAAAATTTTGTTCACCAGCTTGTAAAGTTAAATCTCATTATTATCGGCAAAAAAAGGAGACACGGTTACAGTTGAGACTAACCAAGTTTTTTATTTAGATGAATACGAACAGGTAGCAAAGGGGACCGGCCTTGACAATGACGTAATGCCTTTAATTATGTATTGCTTTTACCGAAAAAATTTGAATGGTAATCCAACCTTAAAAGAGACTATAGATTATTTTAATGCAGTTTTTGACAATTCTTCCAGAATTCGTAATTTAAATTCCTATCAAGTATTTGAAGAAGAATTTTTATCTGGTAGAATTTCTGTAGAAATTCATAAACTAAATGGTAATTCTGGCTAAGTGATTAAATAAGATATACATATATTTTAGACGAAAAAACAGTATACGTCGATAAATTTGAGATTCTTATTTTCCTGATTTTCTTCTGTTATCATCTTTGCATAACATTTGACAATTAGTTTCAATCGTTTTCCCACCTTCATGCCATGGCTCTATGTGGTCTGCTTCCATTCCGCTAATATCAAAATACTTGCCGCACTTTATGCAAATTCCTTTCTGTTTTTCATATACTTTTTGTCTCATGCTGTCAGAAAATGCTCTAATTCCAAGATATCTTTCATCACGTGTTAGGATATACGGGTAAATCCCGTTTTTCTTTCTATGTCATCATCTAAAACAAGCTTAGCAATTTCAAGTTCTATTGCCTTTGTGTCGTATATTTGATTACCATATTTGTTAAATAAAATGCCCCAATCAACTCCCTTCATATATTTCTTGCGTTTCACTGTGAAAGTCGAATTAACCCAGGTAATTACAGATTGAAAATATATCCACAATGCAGTTGCATTTGGGTCGTGTTGGTGTTTTGCCATATAATTTTCAATATTATCTTCAGAAATCCAAGAGATAGCTGTTTCCAAATATTCCTGCCTATTTGCTGAACCAACAAGATAGTCTCCGCCAATATTTAAAGCTACGCAACCGTTTTTACTAAAATATCTCTTTGCGTCTGATACCCATGATCCAGTATAAACGGCGTTTCGCAATTCTTGATCAGTTAGTTTTAATCCTGCAATATTTATAGTTTTAAACCACTCTAGGCTTTTCGCTTTCTGTTCCACTACAAACATAAACCATCAGTTTGTAGTCTAATATTTGTACTTGTTCATCATTTTTAAGGTTATGAAAATATCGGTTTGAATAGGCAAAATCCCCATTCACATATTGACAAATTGAAATAGTGCGTTGTTGTCCATCAATTACTTCAAAAGTTCCGTCAGCACGAACTGCCCAATACATAACGTTTAAAGGGAAATTTTTTGTTATTGTGTTGATGACAGCATCTCTTTGTTTGTCTTTATAAATGAATTCTCTTTGATAGGGTGGTCGAATATCCAAATTACCTCCAAATCCAACAACACCGTTTTCGGCATTGTCTTGGAAGTCATCTGACAATTCCTTTATCGTTATTTCTTTGAGGGTTATATTCATGATTATTTTCTCTTAATTAAAACGCGAGCATACAATTGAACATAGTATTCATTATCTACAATATAATAAGTTTTATCTTGTGGAGGATAAGATAATTTAATTGCAGCTCCATCATTCAATTTAGTTACAAGTGATTTTTTTCCAGTAACATCCACTTGTATCTGTTGTGGATATATTCTAGTTCTTAAATGAAATCCTAATTTTTTAGTAATTCCAATGATTTCAAATTGTTCAGGATTGTATTTATCAATGAAAGTAATTGGCACTCCCATCACTCCATGATAATCTAGGAAATTTCAGAAACTTTATCAACATTAATGGCATCAAAGTTGTCATACTTTGGATATTCATCAGGATTATATGTCTTGTAAAGTATTATATCCTCATGGCGTTTTGAAATATCAAGATTTGTAAACCATACAATACTTCCCATACTAAAAAACTTTTGCCCGTTTTCGATCTTCTTTCTTGATTCGGTTAATATGTCGTAATCGTCATTTACCTGAAACCATTTTGTTCCGCCATTGTCTACTCCTAACCAAATTTTATCTTCTTGTATTATGTTGAATACCTCTTTATATGTTATGGCATTTTGATGCCCAATTATTAAAAATTTTTTGTCGTATTCAATAAGTTGCGCAACATACTCACGGAATAAAGAAAACGGCGGATTTGTTACTACTATATCTGCTTGTTTTAATAGTTCAATGCATTCTCTACTTCTGAAATCTCCATTGCCCTGCAAAGGCCGTATGCCAATTTCCTCAGGATTTGGAACATTATCTCCATTTTTATCTCCATCGTACTCTAAGTATATTGCTCGTTCGGAAGAGTGTTGACTAAATAAATCAGCGTCTTGACTTTTATAACAAGTTGCGATTAATTTTTTTAGACCAAATTTCTCAAAGTTGTAAGAAAAAAGTGAAAGAAATTACTTACCCTTGGATCATCACAATTGCATAGAACAACTTTGTCTTTAAAGTATTTTTTGTAATGTTTCAGTTCCTTCTCAATATCAGACAGTTGAGTGTAAAACTCATCATTTTTATCAGTCTTAGCTTTTGCAAGATTTGTATTCAAAGATTTGGCCATTGATTTTTATTTCGTTGATCTTTTTAAGGTCTAATGTATAAGTATATAAATTTCTCTAATTTAGAGAAGACATAGAATAGCCCGGCAATTATCAATATTTAATATTCTATTATCCTTTTACTCCAGACTGGGAGCCAAATTCAAAGATTATTATATTAATATTTTCAAAAGTTTTACTCTTTTATACTGATTAGAAGTATATCCTACTTAGTAAAATGGTCTAACTGTTGCATGGTAAATACACATATTTTTCTTCACCATCTGTCAACGTCAATTTCAATACATTCCCTCCGGTGAAAGCTTCCGCTATATCCTCTAAATTGCCAATTTCAAATTTAATAGGCACGTTATCCGTATTAGGGACATATAATCGAAATTCATTTTGATGCTGAAAGAATTTGTTTTTGTGAAAAATGTTAAGTTCTCCTGTATATTCGTTTTCATAGTAAGTAACTTTACGAAAGCTTACATTGGTAAAACCTATTTGTTTTAATCCATTTACTACCCTTTCTATAAATACACGTGGATTATGAATAATGATCAACGCTTCTCCAAACTTACTTATATTGATATTTATATTTTCTGATGAACCGTTAATATGCTCTGAAGTTAAACCACTCATTGAATAGATATTGCCTTTCTGACTTCCGAAAGAGTTTATTCTTAAGTTAATCGACTTCATTGTAATGCCGTCTTTTTCAATATCTTTATTAATATCATAAAGAGTTATTTCCGCATCTTTCATGTACTCTCTATAAACTAAACCTTCATCGGGATCTGTTCTATCAGTATTTTTATCACAGTCTCTAAAAAAATCGTAAGTATTCATATAAATCTCACCCTTTTTTAACAGGCTCATAATATGGTCAGGTTGTGACCTCTTAATAATTATACGTAGTTGCTGATTCTGCATAATTTTATAGTTAAAATAAGCAGTTTGAATTATGAAGAGACATTGTAGTCAATTGGTTAGAATCTACTTAATACGTATAAAAGAGAGTAGTGTACTCTTCAAAAACAAGGAATAACGAGTACAAAAAAATTATGATAAAAGAAAAAACCCTCAATACAATCTGTATCAAGGGTTTTTTACTTTTTTGTAGAGAGAGAGGGATTCGAACCCCCGGACCTGTAACAGTCAATGGTTTTCAAGACCATCGCAATCGACCACTCTGCCATCTCTCTCTTTCCAGTTTCAGCGTTTCCGAAACGTGGTGCAAAGGTAACAACAAATTCCTTACCTGCAATAGCTGATCATAAAAATTGTTGAAATTTCATTTCGAACTCTCAGATTTTTCTAATCCATTCCATTCGGATCATAGTTTGTGTTTGATCCGTGATCCTGTATCTTTCATCAGTCCGGATGCCGATTACCCAGATAATTTCTCCGTTTCCGTTTACAAGTACACTAATTTTTTCCTTTTGATAAATATTCAGTTTCAGGTCTATCAACACATCGCTCACTTTTTTGCGTTTTCCTTTCATTCCGAACGGACAAAAAATATCGCCCGAAAGCCATTGTCTTACCATGAGGGGAAATGATAACATATCTCCATCTACATACGCAATGTCTTTTGATTTCTCAATTTCTAATCCTGGCTGTTTAATTTCCGGGCTCATATGCAGACAATCGTCGGCGAATGAATAATCTCCTTCAGATTTGTTAATGATAACAGAATCTGTAATTGTTTCTCTTTCAATGGGTTTTAAAATTAAATCTTCCCTGTCTTTCAAAAGCATATGCGAGTCTGAGTGAAAAATCTTTCCTGAAAGAGCACGCAGGGATTTCGCAATTTGCATTACCTGTGAATATCGAAACCCATAATTGTTTAGAATATGCCAAAGCCGGTATGCAGGTTCAGTGCTGGTAAGTAATGCAGAAATAGAAATATGTAATTGTCCGTCGGTTTGCCGGACAGCATCCTTTTGCCAATTTTCCAAGAATTCAGTCAGCAATGATTCCGCAGCACGCATTTTTTCCGATGTGATGAGAAACGTACTTTCAAGCGAAGGGTTCATTTCTTTTAAAACGGGTACAATCCTTTTCCTGACAACATTTCGTTTGTAATCGAGCGACTGGTTAGACCGGTCTTCACGCCAGGAAAGGTTATTTTGCCTTGCATAATCCAGTATTTCATCCTTGGTTGCAAAGAGGAGAGGACGT from Dyadobacter sp. NIV53 carries:
- a CDS encoding primase-helicase family protein; translation: MQLIKRLSTETSKITSNEKNKAQKQIEFIGKFVFMSNEEGRALPIERGDTRFAVFKVPTFKEKGLVDDPNIENKIRLEIPAFLHYLENTKPIYPEMGRMYFDTKVYYTDQLFAYYEGSQSYIAKAIQEFIKDAFEMFPDQRALHYSVSDIISQLSVGEYAKKSDRQQIRRALENELSMVEQNKQRYEFYNLAQFHTGNNNENYNSEGRNNRVFEFTREQFKIDWKS
- a CDS encoding CHC2 zinc finger domain-containing protein translates to MKSTNKFSNEQILAAKNKSIAGYLKSQNIEPVNMIGGELVYLSPLRSETTPSFYVNPQKNIFNDFGGTDEMRGDSIRLVQQFRKCNFTEAIEILLGSDFLGTYSFSFSGLPDLDKQDSRIQIKSVHKLKNSALIRYVTSRGILLQHAFDYLSEVHYEVDGKQYFAVGFKNDSDGFELRNSLGFKGKSDNGITIIDLGTESVSLFEGSFDFLSALRHFGTDKPTITAIILNTTNNLRLALPVMSNCKMINCYLDNDLSGEKAVQKLIKHGFLVKDWSKIIYPNDKDFNEYLINNRNKAV
- a CDS encoding HNH endonuclease, which codes for MRQKVYEKQKGICIKCGKYFDISGMEADHIEPWHEGGKTIETNCQMLCKDDNRRKSGK
- a CDS encoding DUF262 domain-containing protein, encoding MNITLKEITIKELSDDFQDNAENGVVGFGGNLDIRPPYQREFIYKDKQRDAVINTITKNFPLNVMYWAVRADGTFEVIDGQQRTISICQYVNGDFAYSNRYFHNLKNDEQVQILDYKLMVYVCSGTESEKPRVV
- a CDS encoding adenine-specific methyltransferase EcoRI family protein, producing the protein MGVPITFIDKYNPEQFEIIGITKKLGFHLRTRIYPQQIQVDVTGKKSLVTKLNDGAAIKLSYPPQDKTYYIVDNEYYVQLYARVLIKRK
- the tilS gene encoding tRNA lysidine(34) synthetase TilS — encoded protein: MLDSFLTFINQQKLHLSGQRTLLTISGGVDSVVMASLFHKAGFSAGFAHCNFGLRGEDSDQDEVFVRELGEYYGFQVYTKLFDTKAFVKENAISTQMAARDLRYPWFEKIRKENSFDWIATAHHANDSLETTLLNLVRGTGIAGLHGIAVQNNFLIRPLLFATKDEILDYARQNNLSWREDRSNQSLDYKRNVVRKRIVPVLKEMNPSLESTFLITSEKMRAAESLLTEFLENWQKDAVRQTDGQLHISISALLTSTEPAYRLWHILNNYGFRYSQVMQIAKSLRALSGKIFHSDSHMLLKDREDLILKPIERETITDSVIINKSEGDYSFADDCLHMSPEIKQPGLEIEKSKDIAYVDGDMLSFPLMVRQWLSGDIFCPFGMKGKRKKVSDVLIDLKLNIYQKEKISVLVNGNGEIIWVIGIRTDERYRITDQTQTMIRMEWIRKI